The following proteins are co-located in the Syngnathus scovelli strain Florida chromosome 5, RoL_Ssco_1.2, whole genome shotgun sequence genome:
- the LOC125968994 gene encoding nucleus accumbens-associated protein 1 isoform X2 codes for MAACGVAEGHTITISEVPGRRRCYSSSNEFQWPRGAAGGAGPGVMAQTLQMAIPNFGNNVLECLNEQRLQGLYCDVSVVVKGHAFKAHRAVLAASSSYFRDLFNAGGGKSSVVELPAAVQPQSFRQILAFCYTGRLSMNVGDQFLLMYTAGFLQIQQIMEKGTEFFLKVSSPSCDSQGLHVEETEPQSPLTPTAGGPGATPLAARAAACKVKTEQTAAAPPSQQPEGFPYSVVCIPVAKRLWEGGNGGGASGGAQRKAARYSSSSSSSFSSNAAGQDCSGRGSAPSLLPGGAANNNSSSNNGGTPEGTSPGTLSLYTSDSPISYHDDEEEDEMTDESAEEQYRQICNIYTMYSMLNANAAVSGEKVEALPDAAPDAGRRGGRPRQELASLPSELIGQIGNRCHPKLYEEGDPAEKLELVSGTAVFISRAQLMNCHVSAGTRHKVLLRRLLAAFFDRSTLANSCGTGIRSSTNDPSRKPLDNRVLHAVKFYCQNFAPSFRESEMNAIAADMCTNARRVVRKSWIPKLKLLMADSDAYSTFLADNVKMDADGLGGEQGFDGASMEAATGGDDSGATSGEALQDSGGAGGDDGGALF; via the exons AGCCGCTGGCGGTGCCGGGCCCGGCGTGATGGCTCAGACGCTGCAGATGGCGATCCCCAACTTTGGCAACAATGTCCTGGAGTGCCTGAACGAGCAGCGTCTGCAGGGTCTCTACTGCGACGTCTCCGTGGTGGTCAAAGGACACGCCTTCAAG GCCCACCGCGCGGTGCTGGCGGCCAGCTCGTCGTACTTCCGCGACCTGTTCAACGCCGGCGGCGGCAAGAGCTCAGTGGTGGAGCTGCCGGCGGCCGTGCAGCCGCAGAGCTTCCGTCAAATCCTGGCCTTCTGCTACACGGGCCGCCTCAGCATGAACGTGGGCGACCAGTTCCTGCTCATGTACACCGCCGGCTTTCTGCAGATCCAGCAGATCATGGAGAAGGGCACCGAGTTTTTCCTCAAG GTTTCGTCCCCCAGCTGCGACTCGCAGGGCCTCCACGTCGAGGAGACGGAGCCGCAAAGTCCCCTCACTCCCACGGCGGGAGGGCCCGGCGCTACGCCGCTTGCCGCCAGAGCCGCCGCCTGCAAGGTGAAGACGGAGCAAACGGCCGCCGCTCCTCCATCGCAACAG CCTGAGGGCTTCCCCTACTCGGTGGTCTGCATCCCGGTGGCGAAGCGGCTGTGGGAGGGGGGCAACGGAGGGGGCGCTTCCGGAGGCGCCCAAAGAAAGGCGGCGCGctactcttcctcctcctcctcctcattcaGCTCCAACGCCGCTGGCCAGGATTGCTCCGGGCGGGGGTCCGCCCCTTCGTTACTGCCTGGGGGCGCcgccaacaacaacagcagcagcaataaCGGCGGAACCCCTGAAGGCACCAGTCCCGGCACCCTCAGTCTATACACCAGCGACTCGCCCATCAGCTACCACGACGACGAGGAAGAGGACGAGATGACGGACGAGAGCGCCGAAGAGCAGTACAGGCAAATCTGCAACATTTACACCATGTACAGCATGCTCAACGCCAACGCCGCAG TGTCCGGTGAGAAGGTGGAGGCGCTGCCTGACGCCGCCCCAGACGCGGGGCGGCGGGGCGGGCGCCCCCGGCAGGAGCTGGCGTCGCTGCCGTCGGAGCTCATCGGCCAGATCGGCAACCGCTGCCATCCCAAGCTCTACGAGGAGGGCGACCCGGCCGAGAAGCTGGAGCTGGTGAGCGGCACCGCCGTGTTCATCTCACGGGCGCAGCTCATGAACTGCCACGTCAGCGCCGGCACGCGGCACAAAGTTCTGCTCAGGCGGCTGCTGGCCGCCTTTTTTGACAG GAGCACCCTGGCCAACAGCTGCGGGACAGGCATCCGCTCGTCCACCAACGACCCGAGTCGCAAGCCGCTGGACAACCGAGTGCTGCACGCCGTCAAAT TCTACTGCCAGAACTTTGCGCCCAGCTTCCGGGAGAGCGAGATGAACGCCATCGCCGCCGATATGTGCACCAACGCCCGGCGCGTGGTCCGCAAGAGTTGGATCCCCAAACTCAAACTCCTGATGGCCGACAGCGACGCCTATTCCACCTTCCTGGCCGACAACGTCAAGATGGACGCCGACGGGCTGGGCGGCGAGCAAGGCTTTGACGGTGCCTCCATGGAGGCGGCGACCGGGGGCGACGACAGCGGGGCCACGTCCGGCGAGGCCCTCCAGGACAGCGGCGGTGCCGGAGGAGACGACGGCGGCGCTTTGTTTTAA
- the LOC125968994 gene encoding nucleus accumbens-associated protein 1 isoform X4: MAQTLQMAIPNFGNNVLECLNEQRLQGLYCDVSVVVKGHAFKAHRAVLAASSSYFRDLFNAGGGKSSVVELPAAVQPQSFRQILAFCYTGRLSMNVGDQFLLMYTAGFLQIQQIMEKGTEFFLKVSSPSCDSQGLHVEETEPQSPLTPTAGGPGATPLAARAAACKVKTEQTAAAPPSQQPEGFPYSVVCIPVAKRLWEGGNGGGASGGAQRKAARYSSSSSSSFSSNAAGQDCSGRGSAPSLLPGGAANNNSSSNNGGTPEGTSPGTLSLYTSDSPISYHDDEEEDEMTDESAEEQYRQICNIYTMYSMLNANAAVSGEKVEALPDAAPDAGRRGGRPRQELASLPSELIGQIGNRCHPKLYEEGDPAEKLELVSGTAVFISRAQLMNCHVSAGTRHKVLLRRLLAAFFDRSTLANSCGTGIRSSTNDPSRKPLDNRVLHAVKFYCQNFAPSFRESEMNAIAADMCTNARRVVRKSWIPKLKLLMADSDAYSTFLADNVKMDADGLGGEQGFDGASMEAATGGDDSGATSGEALQDSGGAGGDDGGALF, translated from the exons ATGGCTCAGACGCTGCAGATGGCGATCCCCAACTTTGGCAACAATGTCCTGGAGTGCCTGAACGAGCAGCGTCTGCAGGGTCTCTACTGCGACGTCTCCGTGGTGGTCAAAGGACACGCCTTCAAG GCCCACCGCGCGGTGCTGGCGGCCAGCTCGTCGTACTTCCGCGACCTGTTCAACGCCGGCGGCGGCAAGAGCTCAGTGGTGGAGCTGCCGGCGGCCGTGCAGCCGCAGAGCTTCCGTCAAATCCTGGCCTTCTGCTACACGGGCCGCCTCAGCATGAACGTGGGCGACCAGTTCCTGCTCATGTACACCGCCGGCTTTCTGCAGATCCAGCAGATCATGGAGAAGGGCACCGAGTTTTTCCTCAAG GTTTCGTCCCCCAGCTGCGACTCGCAGGGCCTCCACGTCGAGGAGACGGAGCCGCAAAGTCCCCTCACTCCCACGGCGGGAGGGCCCGGCGCTACGCCGCTTGCCGCCAGAGCCGCCGCCTGCAAGGTGAAGACGGAGCAAACGGCCGCCGCTCCTCCATCGCAACAG CCTGAGGGCTTCCCCTACTCGGTGGTCTGCATCCCGGTGGCGAAGCGGCTGTGGGAGGGGGGCAACGGAGGGGGCGCTTCCGGAGGCGCCCAAAGAAAGGCGGCGCGctactcttcctcctcctcctcctcattcaGCTCCAACGCCGCTGGCCAGGATTGCTCCGGGCGGGGGTCCGCCCCTTCGTTACTGCCTGGGGGCGCcgccaacaacaacagcagcagcaataaCGGCGGAACCCCTGAAGGCACCAGTCCCGGCACCCTCAGTCTATACACCAGCGACTCGCCCATCAGCTACCACGACGACGAGGAAGAGGACGAGATGACGGACGAGAGCGCCGAAGAGCAGTACAGGCAAATCTGCAACATTTACACCATGTACAGCATGCTCAACGCCAACGCCGCAG TGTCCGGTGAGAAGGTGGAGGCGCTGCCTGACGCCGCCCCAGACGCGGGGCGGCGGGGCGGGCGCCCCCGGCAGGAGCTGGCGTCGCTGCCGTCGGAGCTCATCGGCCAGATCGGCAACCGCTGCCATCCCAAGCTCTACGAGGAGGGCGACCCGGCCGAGAAGCTGGAGCTGGTGAGCGGCACCGCCGTGTTCATCTCACGGGCGCAGCTCATGAACTGCCACGTCAGCGCCGGCACGCGGCACAAAGTTCTGCTCAGGCGGCTGCTGGCCGCCTTTTTTGACAG GAGCACCCTGGCCAACAGCTGCGGGACAGGCATCCGCTCGTCCACCAACGACCCGAGTCGCAAGCCGCTGGACAACCGAGTGCTGCACGCCGTCAAAT TCTACTGCCAGAACTTTGCGCCCAGCTTCCGGGAGAGCGAGATGAACGCCATCGCCGCCGATATGTGCACCAACGCCCGGCGCGTGGTCCGCAAGAGTTGGATCCCCAAACTCAAACTCCTGATGGCCGACAGCGACGCCTATTCCACCTTCCTGGCCGACAACGTCAAGATGGACGCCGACGGGCTGGGCGGCGAGCAAGGCTTTGACGGTGCCTCCATGGAGGCGGCGACCGGGGGCGACGACAGCGGGGCCACGTCCGGCGAGGCCCTCCAGGACAGCGGCGGTGCCGGAGGAGACGACGGCGGCGCTTTGTTTTAA
- the LOC125968994 gene encoding nucleus accumbens-associated protein 1 isoform X3, giving the protein MSFSKAAGGAGPGVMAQTLQMAIPNFGNNVLECLNEQRLQGLYCDVSVVVKGHAFKAHRAVLAASSSYFRDLFNAGGGKSSVVELPAAVQPQSFRQILAFCYTGRLSMNVGDQFLLMYTAGFLQIQQIMEKGTEFFLKVSSPSCDSQGLHVEETEPQSPLTPTAGGPGATPLAARAAACKVKTEQTAAAPPSQQPEGFPYSVVCIPVAKRLWEGGNGGGASGGAQRKAARYSSSSSSSFSSNAAGQDCSGRGSAPSLLPGGAANNNSSSNNGGTPEGTSPGTLSLYTSDSPISYHDDEEEDEMTDESAEEQYRQICNIYTMYSMLNANAAVSGEKVEALPDAAPDAGRRGGRPRQELASLPSELIGQIGNRCHPKLYEEGDPAEKLELVSGTAVFISRAQLMNCHVSAGTRHKVLLRRLLAAFFDRSTLANSCGTGIRSSTNDPSRKPLDNRVLHAVKFYCQNFAPSFRESEMNAIAADMCTNARRVVRKSWIPKLKLLMADSDAYSTFLADNVKMDADGLGGEQGFDGASMEAATGGDDSGATSGEALQDSGGAGGDDGGALF; this is encoded by the exons ATGAGCTTCTCCAA AGCCGCTGGCGGTGCCGGGCCCGGCGTGATGGCTCAGACGCTGCAGATGGCGATCCCCAACTTTGGCAACAATGTCCTGGAGTGCCTGAACGAGCAGCGTCTGCAGGGTCTCTACTGCGACGTCTCCGTGGTGGTCAAAGGACACGCCTTCAAG GCCCACCGCGCGGTGCTGGCGGCCAGCTCGTCGTACTTCCGCGACCTGTTCAACGCCGGCGGCGGCAAGAGCTCAGTGGTGGAGCTGCCGGCGGCCGTGCAGCCGCAGAGCTTCCGTCAAATCCTGGCCTTCTGCTACACGGGCCGCCTCAGCATGAACGTGGGCGACCAGTTCCTGCTCATGTACACCGCCGGCTTTCTGCAGATCCAGCAGATCATGGAGAAGGGCACCGAGTTTTTCCTCAAG GTTTCGTCCCCCAGCTGCGACTCGCAGGGCCTCCACGTCGAGGAGACGGAGCCGCAAAGTCCCCTCACTCCCACGGCGGGAGGGCCCGGCGCTACGCCGCTTGCCGCCAGAGCCGCCGCCTGCAAGGTGAAGACGGAGCAAACGGCCGCCGCTCCTCCATCGCAACAG CCTGAGGGCTTCCCCTACTCGGTGGTCTGCATCCCGGTGGCGAAGCGGCTGTGGGAGGGGGGCAACGGAGGGGGCGCTTCCGGAGGCGCCCAAAGAAAGGCGGCGCGctactcttcctcctcctcctcctcattcaGCTCCAACGCCGCTGGCCAGGATTGCTCCGGGCGGGGGTCCGCCCCTTCGTTACTGCCTGGGGGCGCcgccaacaacaacagcagcagcaataaCGGCGGAACCCCTGAAGGCACCAGTCCCGGCACCCTCAGTCTATACACCAGCGACTCGCCCATCAGCTACCACGACGACGAGGAAGAGGACGAGATGACGGACGAGAGCGCCGAAGAGCAGTACAGGCAAATCTGCAACATTTACACCATGTACAGCATGCTCAACGCCAACGCCGCAG TGTCCGGTGAGAAGGTGGAGGCGCTGCCTGACGCCGCCCCAGACGCGGGGCGGCGGGGCGGGCGCCCCCGGCAGGAGCTGGCGTCGCTGCCGTCGGAGCTCATCGGCCAGATCGGCAACCGCTGCCATCCCAAGCTCTACGAGGAGGGCGACCCGGCCGAGAAGCTGGAGCTGGTGAGCGGCACCGCCGTGTTCATCTCACGGGCGCAGCTCATGAACTGCCACGTCAGCGCCGGCACGCGGCACAAAGTTCTGCTCAGGCGGCTGCTGGCCGCCTTTTTTGACAG GAGCACCCTGGCCAACAGCTGCGGGACAGGCATCCGCTCGTCCACCAACGACCCGAGTCGCAAGCCGCTGGACAACCGAGTGCTGCACGCCGTCAAAT TCTACTGCCAGAACTTTGCGCCCAGCTTCCGGGAGAGCGAGATGAACGCCATCGCCGCCGATATGTGCACCAACGCCCGGCGCGTGGTCCGCAAGAGTTGGATCCCCAAACTCAAACTCCTGATGGCCGACAGCGACGCCTATTCCACCTTCCTGGCCGACAACGTCAAGATGGACGCCGACGGGCTGGGCGGCGAGCAAGGCTTTGACGGTGCCTCCATGGAGGCGGCGACCGGGGGCGACGACAGCGGGGCCACGTCCGGCGAGGCCCTCCAGGACAGCGGCGGTGCCGGAGGAGACGACGGCGGCGCTTTGTTTTAA